Proteins encoded within one genomic window of Nitrospira sp. SG-bin1:
- a CDS encoding DNA mismatch repair protein MutS has translation MSDAALSPLMKQYRDIKRGYPEAILFFRVGDFYEMFYEDAQEASRLLSIALTSRDKHSSQPVPLCGVPYHAATGYIAKLLKAGRIVALCEQVEDPKVAKGLVRREVVRLYTPGTLVDTEFLTPSELNYLAALAVPDTASELPMGLAVLEVSTGEFWGMEFLGTQAVTQLLNELARLEPREVLVSADLVPQCSAWIGRIAGARLCERPPASFSQPSSDRILSEHFRVPTVESLGCADFPAANRAAGAVLSYFRETHPTVSLGHVRRFMVRSQDDFMRLDGTTIRNLELLKPFVPDGTASGSKPTTLLSVLDRTTTAMGSRLLRQWLVRPLLRRDHIQFRLDAVEELRNHMQLRTALRAGLREIQDIARLGSRLVLGLAGPRELLALKQSMSILPEISLQLTPLRSQLFLEAQASWDNGQDLYDLIEQAIQPDAPVSLRDGNIFKEGYDPVVDELRKTSKEGKSWIAAIETQERNRTGIESLKVRYNQVFGYYIEITKANLARVPADYIRKQTLVNAERFMTAELKELEERVTGADVRLLAREQEIFVQLRTRLAKEAHRLDAMATILSLIDVLAGLAEAAALHRYTKPTIIDGGAISIQEGRHPVVERLCADSVFVPNDTTLDLDQNRLLIITGPNMAGKSTYLRQVALIVLMTQIGSFVPAADARIGLTDRIFTRVGAADNLAGGQSTFMVEMVETANILQHATRRSLILLDEIGRGTSTYDGLSLAWAIAEHIHDRARLGARTLFATHYHEMTQLEYQRTGIKNYRVAVQERGGDVVFLRKIVAGKADRSYGIHVAKLAGLPTEVILRAQTVLSQLELPEATRSTLIQEPLPMGSEPLPQPHPIIEEVKQIDLFSMTPLDALNRLAELQRMVISGSDNPSGR, from the coding sequence ATGAGTGATGCCGCCCTGAGCCCGCTCATGAAGCAATATCGGGATATCAAACGCGGATACCCGGAAGCCATACTGTTTTTTCGGGTCGGCGATTTTTATGAGATGTTCTACGAGGATGCACAAGAGGCATCCCGACTCTTGTCGATCGCCCTCACGTCGCGCGACAAGCACAGCTCCCAGCCTGTCCCCCTTTGCGGTGTCCCCTATCATGCTGCGACCGGCTATATTGCCAAGTTATTGAAGGCCGGCCGCATCGTCGCATTGTGCGAGCAAGTCGAAGATCCCAAGGTCGCCAAAGGCTTGGTCCGGCGAGAAGTCGTTCGACTGTATACGCCCGGCACACTCGTCGATACGGAATTTCTCACTCCTTCGGAGCTCAACTATCTCGCCGCGCTTGCCGTTCCTGACACGGCTTCTGAACTTCCCATGGGGTTGGCTGTCCTTGAGGTTTCAACAGGCGAATTTTGGGGGATGGAGTTTCTCGGCACTCAGGCCGTCACCCAATTATTGAATGAACTCGCTCGACTGGAGCCCCGTGAAGTGCTCGTCTCCGCGGACCTTGTTCCGCAATGCTCCGCGTGGATCGGGCGGATCGCGGGCGCACGCCTGTGTGAGCGACCACCGGCATCGTTCAGCCAACCGTCGTCCGATCGTATCTTGAGCGAGCACTTCCGCGTACCGACGGTGGAGTCCTTGGGATGCGCTGATTTCCCAGCCGCGAATCGCGCTGCCGGCGCGGTCCTTTCTTATTTCCGCGAGACCCACCCGACGGTGTCCCTGGGCCATGTTCGCCGATTCATGGTCCGGTCTCAGGATGACTTCATGCGCCTGGACGGAACGACCATCCGTAATCTTGAACTCCTCAAGCCCTTCGTACCGGACGGGACCGCATCTGGGTCGAAACCAACCACGCTGTTGAGCGTGCTGGATCGAACCACCACCGCCATGGGAAGCCGACTCCTGCGCCAATGGCTGGTGAGACCGTTACTCCGTCGTGATCACATTCAGTTTCGATTGGACGCGGTGGAGGAACTCAGGAACCACATGCAGCTGAGGACCGCCTTACGGGCCGGCTTGCGGGAGATTCAGGACATCGCGCGGCTGGGCAGTCGCCTCGTACTCGGCCTGGCCGGTCCACGAGAGCTTCTGGCTCTCAAACAATCCATGTCGATCTTACCGGAGATCTCGCTCCAGCTGACTCCGCTCCGGAGTCAGTTGTTCCTTGAGGCACAAGCCTCATGGGACAACGGCCAGGACCTGTACGATCTGATTGAACAAGCCATTCAGCCAGATGCTCCGGTTTCCCTTCGCGATGGGAACATCTTCAAGGAAGGGTATGATCCGGTCGTTGACGAGTTGCGCAAGACCAGCAAGGAAGGAAAAAGTTGGATCGCCGCGATTGAGACGCAAGAGCGGAATCGAACCGGCATCGAATCCTTGAAGGTCCGCTACAATCAGGTGTTCGGCTATTATATCGAGATCACCAAAGCCAATCTGGCCCGCGTCCCCGCCGACTACATTCGCAAGCAGACCTTGGTCAATGCCGAACGATTCATGACCGCGGAGCTGAAAGAACTGGAGGAACGTGTCACCGGAGCGGATGTCAGACTGCTCGCGCGCGAGCAGGAGATCTTTGTTCAGCTTCGCACACGGTTGGCGAAGGAAGCCCATCGATTGGACGCCATGGCGACCATTCTTTCGCTCATCGATGTTCTAGCCGGATTGGCCGAGGCCGCCGCTCTGCATCGGTATACGAAACCGACGATTATCGACGGAGGCGCCATCTCCATACAAGAGGGTCGTCACCCCGTGGTCGAGCGGCTCTGTGCCGATTCGGTCTTCGTCCCGAACGATACCACGTTGGATCTCGATCAGAATCGACTGCTGATCATTACCGGGCCAAACATGGCCGGCAAAAGCACCTATCTTCGCCAGGTCGCCCTCATTGTCCTGATGACACAAATAGGGAGCTTCGTGCCGGCCGCGGACGCCCGAATCGGATTGACCGATCGCATCTTCACCCGCGTGGGCGCCGCGGACAATCTGGCCGGGGGCCAGAGCACGTTCATGGTCGAAATGGTTGAGACGGCGAATATCCTTCAACACGCGACTCGACGAAGCCTGATTCTGTTGGATGAAATCGGACGAGGGACAAGCACCTACGATGGTCTGAGTCTCGCCTGGGCGATCGCGGAACATATCCACGACCGCGCACGGTTAGGCGCCCGTACATTGTTCGCCACCCATTACCATGAAATGACACAGTTGGAATACCAGCGGACCGGGATCAAGAATTATCGCGTGGCCGTTCAGGAACGCGGCGGGGACGTCGTGTTTCTCAGGAAAATCGTGGCGGGCAAAGCGGATCGAAGTTACGGGATTCACGTGGCCAAACTGGCGGGGCTCCCCA
- a CDS encoding bifunctional ADP-dependent (S)-NAD(P)H-hydrate dehydratase/NAD(P)H-hydrate epimerase, giving the protein MMKIITAAQMQELDRRTIRESRIPATTLMERAGTGIVSRLEQRFGPVRGKKVTVVCGKGNNGGDGFVAARLLRRRHAIVRVLAMTPPAELSREAAAMYKQFVRGAGKSSVLLYTSKLQAQALLRDSDILIDALLGTGLSAAVAGRYAEAIDSINEAGHPVVAVDLPSGLHADTGAILGRAVQASLTVTFGLPKLGLYQNHGIDLVGEVTLVDIGIPPAYIDAVESRTTLITPQAVRSYLPSRQRSSHKGTFGHVGIIAGSVGKTGAAAMTARAALRVGAGLVTVAIPASVNDILEAKLLEAMTVPMPETKARTFARTALDRLVAFMEARTAVALGPGLSTHHETVELVQALMKQIDRPTVLDADALNALTGRTALLASCKTPPIITPHPGEMARLEADATAQTVNNDRIGTATRFARERGIFVVLKGARTVIARPDGAVAICPTGNPGMATAGSGDVLTGMLVGLLAQGLPSWEAACAATYLHGASGDLAAAKKGQAGLVAGDIIEEIPYALKLMQEISPHETNAIWNDPL; this is encoded by the coding sequence ATGATGAAGATCATTACCGCCGCGCAGATGCAGGAGCTCGACCGCCGCACGATCAGGGAGTCTCGTATTCCGGCGACCACATTGATGGAACGTGCGGGAACGGGCATTGTCTCCCGCCTTGAGCAGCGGTTCGGACCAGTCCGGGGCAAGAAGGTGACCGTGGTATGCGGCAAGGGCAACAATGGAGGAGATGGATTCGTCGCCGCCCGACTCCTCCGTCGGCGGCATGCGATCGTGCGAGTCCTCGCGATGACGCCCCCTGCTGAATTGAGTCGTGAAGCAGCCGCGATGTATAAGCAATTCGTTCGCGGCGCAGGAAAATCGTCCGTCCTCCTCTATACCTCCAAACTTCAGGCGCAAGCTCTGTTGCGGGACAGTGACATCCTGATCGACGCCCTTCTCGGAACAGGACTCTCCGCTGCGGTCGCCGGGCGTTATGCCGAGGCCATCGACAGTATCAACGAAGCCGGTCACCCTGTGGTCGCGGTCGACCTTCCATCCGGTCTCCATGCCGATACCGGCGCGATCCTTGGCCGAGCGGTTCAGGCTTCCCTCACCGTGACCTTTGGACTTCCGAAGTTGGGTCTCTATCAAAATCACGGGATTGATCTGGTCGGGGAGGTGACTCTCGTCGACATAGGAATTCCCCCAGCTTACATTGACGCGGTCGAGAGCCGCACGACCTTGATTACGCCGCAGGCGGTGCGTTCATACCTCCCGAGTCGGCAGCGATCGAGCCACAAAGGTACCTTCGGCCATGTCGGCATCATCGCAGGTTCCGTGGGAAAAACCGGAGCCGCCGCCATGACCGCACGGGCCGCCCTGCGTGTCGGCGCCGGTCTCGTGACCGTTGCCATTCCTGCCAGCGTCAACGACATCTTGGAAGCCAAACTCCTGGAAGCGATGACGGTGCCGATGCCGGAAACCAAAGCGCGCACCTTTGCCCGGACCGCCCTGGATCGACTCGTCGCATTCATGGAGGCACGAACCGCTGTCGCCCTCGGTCCGGGCTTATCCACTCACCACGAAACGGTTGAACTGGTCCAGGCCTTGATGAAACAAATTGACCGGCCCACGGTTCTGGATGCCGATGCCTTGAACGCCTTGACCGGGAGGACAGCGCTCCTGGCGTCGTGCAAAACACCGCCGATCATCACACCTCATCCGGGAGAGATGGCTCGGCTGGAGGCGGACGCCACGGCTCAGACCGTCAACAACGATCGAATCGGCACGGCCACCCGTTTCGCGCGAGAACGAGGCATCTTCGTCGTTTTGAAAGGGGCCCGGACGGTCATTGCCAGACCGGACGGAGCCGTGGCTATTTGTCCGACCGGTAATCCAGGGATGGCGACAGCCGGATCAGGTGATGTGTTGACCGGCATGCTGGTGGGGCTCTTGGCCCAAGGCTTACCCTCCTGGGAGGCGGCCTGTGCCGCGACCTATCTGCACGGAGCCTCCGGTGATTTGGCCGCTGCCAAAAAAGGACAAGCCGGATTGGTCGCCGGAGACATAATTGAGGAAATTCCTTATGCCCTCAAGCTCATGCAGGAGATCTCCCCGCACGAGACCAACGCCATATGGAACGATCCCCTGTGA
- a CDS encoding pyridoxine 5'-phosphate synthase (involved in the de novo synthesis of pyridoxine (Vitamin B6)) yields the protein MARLGVNIDHVATLRQARGGTDPDPLAAAVLVELAGADGLVVHLREDRRHIQDRDLELLREIARTKLDLEMAADVEMAKIAVNIKPDLVTLVPEKRQELTTEGGLDIAGQRDRIQNIVALLHNGGIPVSVFVEPDLNQIRAAHKIAADFVELHTGRYANATRSKEADAEFEAITHAAKLAYKLGIGVNAGHGLNYRNIKRLTHIPEIVEYNIGHSIVARAVLVGLVQAVKEMKALLG from the coding sequence ATGGCCCGGCTTGGCGTGAATATCGACCATGTGGCGACGCTACGGCAGGCGCGTGGAGGAACCGATCCGGATCCCTTGGCGGCTGCCGTGCTGGTGGAACTGGCAGGAGCGGACGGTCTGGTCGTTCACTTGCGGGAAGATCGGCGCCATATTCAAGACCGTGATCTGGAACTCCTTCGCGAAATTGCCCGAACTAAGCTCGACCTTGAAATGGCAGCCGATGTGGAAATGGCGAAGATCGCCGTGAACATCAAACCGGACCTTGTCACCTTGGTGCCGGAAAAGAGGCAGGAACTTACGACTGAAGGGGGCCTCGATATCGCCGGGCAGCGCGATCGCATCCAGAACATCGTCGCCCTTTTGCATAATGGAGGGATTCCCGTCAGTGTCTTCGTCGAGCCGGATCTGAACCAGATCAGAGCCGCTCATAAAATCGCCGCTGACTTTGTGGAATTACATACCGGTCGTTATGCGAATGCCACACGTTCCAAAGAAGCCGATGCGGAATTCGAAGCCATTACCCACGCCGCCAAGCTGGCCTACAAGCTCGGCATCGGGGTTAATGCCGGGCATGGGCTGAATTATCGCAACATCAAACGCTTGACGCATATTCCTGAAATCGTCGAGTACAACATCGGGCACAGTATCGTCGCACGGGCGGTCCTCGTCGGTCTCGTACAGGCCGTCAAAGAGATGAAGGCTTTGCTCGGTTGA
- a CDS encoding alanine transaminase, with the protein MGLGEGFYRIKRLPPYVFAQVQSLKLEARQRGEDIIDFGMGNPDQPTPPHIVEKMIEAARKAKNHRYSASRGITKLRHAICGWYKRNYDVDLDPETEAIVTIGSKEGLAHLALAMIGPGDVVLTPTPTYPIHMYSFIIAGGEVRGIELRQDSDFFEDLTRVYRQTFPRPKILVINFPHNPTTAVVNLDFFKKIVAFAKDHNVIVIHDLAYADLVFDGYKAPSFLQIPGAKDCGVEFYTLSKAYNMPGWRVGFCVGNPEVVGALAKIKSYLDYGIFQPLQIASVIALNGPQDCVKETVLRYQKRRDVLVGGLNRIGWPVARPLATMFVWARIPLPYRHMGSLEFSKLLLKEAKVAVSPGIGFGEGGDEYVRFGLVENEHRTRQAVRGIRKALKLDGSEE; encoded by the coding sequence ATGGGGTTAGGCGAAGGTTTTTATCGAATCAAGCGACTCCCGCCGTACGTCTTCGCACAGGTTCAGTCGCTCAAGCTCGAGGCTCGCCAGCGCGGGGAAGACATTATCGATTTTGGGATGGGAAATCCCGATCAACCGACCCCGCCTCATATCGTCGAGAAAATGATCGAGGCGGCTCGGAAAGCGAAAAATCATCGCTACTCGGCCTCGCGCGGCATCACGAAGCTGCGGCATGCGATTTGTGGATGGTACAAGCGCAACTACGATGTCGATCTGGATCCGGAAACCGAAGCCATCGTGACGATCGGGTCCAAAGAAGGTCTTGCTCATCTGGCCTTGGCCATGATAGGTCCGGGGGATGTGGTCTTGACGCCGACGCCGACCTACCCCATCCACATGTACAGCTTCATCATCGCCGGCGGCGAGGTCCGCGGCATCGAGCTCCGACAGGACAGCGATTTTTTCGAAGATCTGACGCGCGTCTATCGGCAGACGTTTCCGAGGCCGAAGATTCTCGTGATCAATTTTCCGCACAATCCCACCACGGCAGTGGTCAATTTGGATTTCTTTAAAAAGATCGTCGCGTTTGCCAAGGACCACAACGTCATCGTCATCCACGATCTCGCCTACGCCGATCTGGTGTTCGACGGCTACAAGGCTCCGAGTTTTCTTCAGATCCCGGGCGCGAAGGATTGCGGTGTGGAATTCTATACCTTGTCCAAAGCCTATAACATGCCCGGTTGGCGGGTGGGTTTTTGTGTGGGAAACCCGGAGGTCGTCGGAGCCTTGGCAAAGATCAAAAGCTATCTCGACTACGGCATTTTCCAGCCGCTTCAAATCGCGAGCGTGATTGCCTTGAACGGTCCTCAGGACTGTGTCAAGGAGACCGTGCTTCGGTACCAGAAACGAAGAGATGTGCTGGTCGGCGGGCTGAACCGGATCGGGTGGCCGGTCGCGAGGCCCCTGGCCACGATGTTCGTGTGGGCGCGCATTCCCTTGCCCTATCGCCACATGGGATCATTGGAATTCTCGAAGCTCTTGCTCAAAGAGGCGAAAGTCGCCGTCTCTCCCGGGATCGGATTCGGCGAGGGCGGCGATGAATACGTGCGATTCGGCCTGGTCGAGAACGAACATCGTACCAGGCAGGCCGTCAGGGGAATCCGCAAAGCCCTCAAGCTCGACGGGAGCGAAGAATGA